A single region of the Thermodesulfatator indicus DSM 15286 genome encodes:
- a CDS encoding NADH-quinone oxidoreductase subunit M, whose product MEVALRMSDFPLLSLIIWLPVVGSAILLALPRNDRLIRWFTLTVAVADFLASLPLFFSFDKSFPGMQFVEKHSWIKAWNISYFLGVDGISVLLVLLSTLVTILCVLISWESVTEKVKEFHIALLLTSAAMIGVFCSLDLFLFYLFWEAMLIPMYLIIGIWGGPNRLYATIKFFLYTLVGSVLMLVGIIFLYLKAGTFNILEIMNLGLPYKMQFWLFWAFFAAFAVKVPMWPVHTWLPDAHTEAPTAGSVILAGILIKMGAYGFLRFSLSFFPVAAKEMMIPMLLLSAIAIVYGGIICLAQTDLKRLIAYSSVSHMGFITLGIFSLNGNAVEGAILQMINHGIVTGALFMCVGVVYDRTHTRAIKDYGGLATIMPVYAAFFMVFTLASVGLPGTNGFIGEFLVLLGTFASKKWAAVLGTTGIIIGATYMLRLYQQVFFQEVNPKVAGLPDLKMREFIALVPMIILVLWIGFYPTPFLGFMHESVRSLLDHVHNASGDIMPVSEIIKEGINVVIPS is encoded by the coding sequence ATGGAAGTGGCCTTGCGTATGTCTGATTTTCCTTTGTTATCGCTCATAATATGGCTTCCGGTAGTAGGGTCAGCTATTCTTCTGGCCTTACCCAGAAATGACCGCCTTATTCGCTGGTTTACTCTGACCGTAGCCGTTGCTGACTTTTTGGCTTCTCTTCCCTTGTTTTTCTCCTTTGACAAAAGTTTTCCAGGGATGCAATTTGTAGAAAAACATTCCTGGATTAAGGCCTGGAATATCTCTTACTTTCTAGGGGTTGACGGTATAAGCGTACTTCTGGTGCTTCTTTCCACATTGGTAACTATTCTTTGTGTCTTGATTTCCTGGGAGTCCGTAACCGAGAAGGTCAAGGAGTTTCATATCGCCCTCCTTTTGACTTCAGCGGCCATGATTGGCGTTTTTTGTTCGCTTGATTTGTTCCTCTTTTATCTTTTCTGGGAGGCCATGCTTATCCCCATGTATCTGATAATTGGTATATGGGGTGGGCCTAATAGACTTTACGCCACCATTAAGTTTTTCCTTTATACCCTGGTGGGTTCCGTATTGATGCTAGTCGGGATTATTTTTCTCTATCTCAAGGCCGGAACTTTCAATATCCTTGAGATAATGAACCTTGGTCTTCCTTACAAGATGCAGTTCTGGTTATTCTGGGCTTTCTTTGCCGCTTTTGCAGTTAAAGTGCCCATGTGGCCGGTGCATACCTGGTTGCCAGACGCTCACACCGAGGCCCCCACGGCTGGCTCTGTAATCCTTGCTGGTATCCTTATTAAGATGGGAGCTTATGGTTTCCTTCGTTTTTCACTTTCTTTCTTCCCTGTGGCCGCCAAGGAAATGATGATTCCCATGCTTTTGCTATCAGCCATCGCTATTGTTTACGGCGGTATTATCTGTTTGGCCCAAACAGACCTTAAGCGTCTTATTGCTTATAGTTCTGTGAGTCACATGGGTTTTATTACGTTAGGTATATTTTCTTTGAATGGTAACGCGGTAGAAGGGGCTATCCTTCAGATGATCAACCACGGCATCGTGACCGGGGCCCTCTTTATGTGTGTAGGCGTGGTTTATGATCGTACTCATACTCGAGCTATTAAAGATTACGGGGGGCTTGCCACGATAATGCCGGTTTATGCGGCTTTCTTTATGGTGTTTACGCTGGCTTCGGTGGGGCTTCCTGGTACTAACGGTTTTATAGGTGAATTCCTCGTACTTTTGGGAACTTTTGCTTCTAAAAAGTGGGCGGCGGTCCTTGGTACTACGGGTATAATTATTGGGGCGACTTACATGCTTCGTCTCTATCAGCAGGTATTTTTCCAGGAAGTTAATCCTAAAGTAGCTGGTCTTCCCGACCTGAAAATGAGGGAATTTATTGCCCTAGTCCCCATGATTATTCTCGTTCTCTGGATTGGTTTTTATCCAACACCTTTCCTAGGTTTTATGCATGAATCAGTGCGCTCTTTGCTTGACCATGTGCACAATGCTTCTGGTGACATAATGCCTGTTAGCGAAATCATAAAGGAGGGAATAAATGTGGTCATCCCTTCCTAG
- a CDS encoding NADH-quinone oxidoreductase subunit N, producing MWSSLPSFVAVYPEILLVVVASIMALIDRWVKLKDVFAWITVATSLLALIMVFAVEGAVFGNSYAADTYGLFFKMIFLLVLIMVTLLSPGYNRMVGIHFGEYYALLMFAVTGMMLMASSKDLILLFLGLELMSLSVYVLAGLLYSDLRSLEGAMKYFLLGAFSSAFLLLAITFLYGLTGTTYIDVIAKKVFYPGLADNTALLLSAALFAVAFGFKVALVPFHMWSPDAYEGAPTSVTAFMAVGPKAAGFAAMGRVFVEALYNARVDWVEFLVPLALVTMFVGAILSLVQTNIKRLLAYSSITNAGYAVLGIIAASQEGMAATMLYLLLYLFMTTGAFGVVTLFRQKDFLGEEIADYQGLSKTHPWVALVMLIFLFSLVGIPPTAGFIGKFFVFKAAYQAGHHLLVIGAVLASAIAAYPYLRIVMLMYMKEPEKDLAVNVTPYVFAGLLISVVGVLVLGVYPEPVINFARACCAGLIP from the coding sequence ATGTGGTCATCCCTTCCTAGCTTCGTAGCGGTTTATCCTGAGATTTTGTTGGTAGTGGTGGCCAGTATCATGGCCTTGATTGATCGCTGGGTTAAGCTGAAAGATGTATTTGCCTGGATTACGGTGGCTACCTCTTTGCTGGCCTTGATTATGGTCTTTGCCGTGGAAGGAGCGGTGTTTGGTAATAGTTATGCGGCAGATACTTACGGCCTCTTTTTTAAGATGATTTTCCTCTTAGTTTTAATTATGGTTACGCTTCTTTCACCGGGCTATAACCGCATGGTTGGTATACATTTTGGAGAGTATTACGCGCTCCTAATGTTTGCGGTTACCGGTATGATGCTCATGGCCTCAAGTAAAGACCTTATCCTTCTTTTTCTTGGCCTTGAGCTTATGTCTCTTTCAGTGTACGTGCTAGCCGGGCTTCTTTATAGTGACTTGCGTTCCCTTGAAGGGGCCATGAAATACTTTTTACTAGGGGCTTTTTCTTCGGCTTTCCTCCTACTAGCCATAACTTTTCTTTATGGTCTAACAGGTACTACTTATATTGACGTTATAGCTAAAAAAGTCTTTTATCCTGGACTTGCTGACAATACAGCCCTTCTTTTGTCTGCGGCTCTTTTTGCCGTAGCCTTTGGTTTTAAAGTGGCTCTGGTGCCATTTCATATGTGGTCTCCTGATGCCTATGAAGGGGCTCCCACTTCGGTTACCGCCTTTATGGCTGTAGGCCCAAAAGCAGCAGGTTTTGCCGCCATGGGGCGGGTATTTGTAGAAGCCCTTTATAATGCCCGGGTTGATTGGGTGGAATTTCTGGTTCCGCTAGCTTTGGTGACTATGTTTGTGGGAGCAATTCTTTCTTTGGTCCAGACCAATATCAAAAGGCTTTTGGCCTATTCTTCTATAACAAATGCCGGTTATGCCGTGCTTGGTATTATTGCCGCCAGTCAAGAAGGTATGGCGGCCACTATGCTTTATCTTTTGCTTTATCTTTTTATGACTACAGGCGCTTTTGGGGTCGTTACGCTTTTCCGTCAAAAAGACTTTCTTGGCGAAGAAATAGCCGATTATCAAGGCCTTTCTAAAACTCACCCCTGGGTAGCTTTGGTAATGCTCATTTTTCTCTTTTCACTGGTGGGTATTCCTCCCACTGCAGGTTTTATCGGGAAGTTTTTTGTTTTTAAGGCTGCCTATCAGGCAGGTCATCATCTCCTGGTAATAGGAGCGGTTTTAGCCAGTGCCATTGCCGCATACCCTTACCTCCGTATCGTTATGCTCATGTACATGAAAGAGCCTGAAAAAGACCTAGCGGTCAACGTAACCCCTTATGTTTTTGCAGGTCTTCTCATTTCCGTGGTTGGCGTTTTGGTCCTTGGAGTTTATCCTGAGCCAGTTATTAATTTTGCGCGAGCCTGCTGTGCTGGCTTGATTCCTTAG
- a CDS encoding AMP-dependent synthetase/ligase, which translates to MPLKSYVLRDHLGIFTIGEMINRSAKVYGPKRALSVYRDGKWQHLTYRELGKRVNLLARALSGLGIKRGQCCAILGPNSPEWGQAYLAITSLGAIAVPIDPALKPHEFKHILEDTETKVVFVATKFLEDILEINEDISLKHIIVLDSPKVSKKKISGFEEFLLEGQKAKGKIKAPKLSDVAAIIYTSGTTGKAKGVMLTHENIMSDVALIYQVVDLVPGNTILSVLPIHHTLECTGGFLLPLYAGLNIYYARSLKSREIIEDLRTAKASVMIGVPLLYQKMLEGIERKIKQAPLPRKTLFKGLLKVVELAERVGKDEEAAKALFAKLREKAGLGHLKYFVCGGAPLPPFVPQKFKRLGIKIIQGYGLTEASPVLTLNPIFRPKATSVGVPIPQVEVKIDNPNESGVGELCFKGPMVMKGYYKNPEATKAVIDDEGFLHTGDLGYVDEEGYVYVCGRAKNVIVTPAGKNVYPEEVEFELDRRPFILESMVYGIPTERGGEEVAAVIVPDYEEIDRHFSGKQLSEEDVRDLIAKEVKRAMENVATYKRVKQFVIWDEELPKTSTRKIKRHHVLPVVLNMAKQAK; encoded by the coding sequence ATGCCGCTAAAAAGTTACGTTTTGCGGGATCATCTAGGGATATTCACTATTGGTGAAATGATCAACAGGTCAGCCAAAGTTTACGGGCCTAAAAGGGCTTTAAGTGTATATCGTGATGGTAAATGGCAGCATCTCACTTATAGAGAACTTGGAAAAAGAGTAAATCTTTTGGCAAGGGCCCTTAGTGGTTTAGGGATAAAAAGGGGGCAATGTTGTGCCATCTTGGGGCCAAATTCACCTGAGTGGGGGCAGGCTTATCTTGCTATTACTAGCCTTGGGGCCATAGCCGTGCCCATTGATCCGGCTTTGAAGCCACACGAGTTTAAACATATATTGGAAGACACAGAAACCAAGGTGGTTTTTGTGGCCACTAAGTTCCTTGAAGATATACTTGAAATAAATGAAGACATATCTTTAAAGCACATAATTGTCCTCGATTCTCCTAAAGTTTCTAAGAAAAAAATATCAGGCTTTGAGGAATTTTTGCTTGAAGGGCAAAAAGCAAAAGGAAAAATCAAAGCCCCTAAACTCTCTGATGTAGCGGCTATCATTTATACTTCAGGAACTACAGGTAAGGCCAAAGGGGTAATGTTAACTCATGAAAATATTATGTCAGACGTAGCTTTAATTTACCAGGTGGTTGATTTAGTACCAGGAAATACCATCCTTTCAGTTTTACCTATCCACCACACATTAGAATGTACAGGTGGCTTTTTGTTACCCCTTTATGCCGGGTTAAATATTTATTACGCACGTAGCTTGAAATCTCGCGAAATTATCGAAGATTTGCGTACAGCTAAGGCTTCGGTAATGATAGGCGTTCCCCTTTTGTATCAAAAGATGTTAGAAGGCATTGAACGCAAGATAAAACAGGCTCCTTTGCCCAGGAAGACTTTGTTTAAAGGACTCTTGAAAGTAGTGGAGCTGGCTGAAAGAGTTGGTAAAGACGAAGAGGCAGCAAAAGCCCTATTTGCTAAGCTTCGTGAAAAAGCAGGACTTGGGCACTTAAAGTATTTTGTCTGTGGAGGGGCACCGCTTCCTCCTTTTGTGCCTCAAAAGTTTAAACGTTTGGGCATAAAAATTATTCAGGGCTATGGCCTTACCGAGGCTAGCCCGGTGCTTACTCTAAATCCCATTTTTAGGCCCAAGGCCACCAGTGTAGGGGTTCCTATCCCTCAGGTGGAAGTAAAAATAGATAATCCCAACGAAAGCGGTGTGGGAGAGCTTTGTTTTAAGGGGCCTATGGTAATGAAAGGTTATTATAAAAACCCCGAGGCCACTAAAGCAGTCATAGATGACGAGGGTTTTCTTCATACAGGAGACTTAGGTTATGTGGATGAAGAGGGTTATGTCTATGTATGTGGCCGGGCCAAGAACGTAATTGTAACTCCAGCGGGCAAAAACGTTTATCCTGAGGAAGTGGAGTTTGAGCTTGACCGTAGGCCTTTTATCCTGGAAAGCATGGTCTATGGGATTCCTACTGAGCGGGGCGGAGAAGAAGTAGCGGCGGTGATAGTGCCTGATTACGAAGAAATTGATCGCCATTTTTCTGGCAAGCAATTAAGCGAAGAAGACGTGCGAGACTTGATAGCCAAGGAAGTCAAAAGAGCCATGGAAAACGTGGCTACTTATAAGAGGGTGAAGCAGTTTGTTATCTGGGACGAAGAATTGCCAAAAACTTCTACCCGCAAAATTAAACGCCATCATGTCTTGCCCGTGGTGCTTAATATGGCAAAGCAGGCTAAATAA
- a CDS encoding YggS family pyridoxal phosphate-dependent enzyme, which yields MSIKERLEIILEKIAKAADKAGRKPEEVKLLGASKTQPPEKIREAFAAGLSLFGENYVQEAKKKKEALTDLPLTWHLIGYLQRNKAKDALKIFDLIETVDREAIATELEKRAARLEKVVPVFIEVNVGGEETKAGVAPEELPALVECVLGLSHLRLEGLMTIPPYREDPEEVRPFFVRLRELKEDLERRFPEAKFRELSMGMSHDFHVAVEEGATIVRVGTALFGPRPKK from the coding sequence ATGAGCATCAAAGAACGTTTGGAGATTATTCTTGAAAAAATTGCCAAGGCCGCAGACAAAGCGGGCCGAAAACCTGAAGAGGTAAAACTCCTTGGGGCTTCAAAAACTCAGCCTCCTGAAAAAATTCGCGAAGCCTTTGCGGCAGGCCTTTCCCTATTTGGCGAAAATTATGTGCAGGAGGCCAAGAAGAAAAAAGAGGCTTTGACTGATCTCCCTTTAACATGGCATCTAATAGGCTATCTTCAGCGTAACAAGGCCAAAGACGCTTTAAAGATATTTGACCTTATTGAGACTGTTGACCGAGAGGCTATTGCCACTGAACTTGAAAAACGCGCGGCCAGGCTTGAAAAAGTTGTCCCGGTTTTCATTGAAGTTAACGTAGGCGGTGAGGAAACAAAAGCAGGTGTTGCGCCTGAAGAGCTTCCAGCTCTGGTTGAATGTGTGCTAGGTCTTTCTCATCTTCGTCTAGAAGGCTTGATGACTATTCCTCCTTATCGAGAAGATCCTGAAGAAGTTAGGCCTTTTTTTGTCCGTTTGAGAGAACTCAAAGAAGACCTTGAGCGGCGTTTTCCTGAAGCCAAATTTCGCGAACTTTCTATGGGTATGAGCCACGATTTTCATGTGGCCGTAGAAGAAGGGGCTACTATTGTGCGGGTGGGGACAGCCCTTTTTGGCCCTCGCCCTAAAAAGTAA
- a CDS encoding DUF72 domain-containing protein yields MKKFYVGTCGQVVSWKKFFDTYSALEINATFYKFPGERQVSNWHKYIAIGKEKGAFVSFKVHQLFTHPVNSPTWKRSEFGPEERKKIKDLVGCLKFNDFTRNYLKKTKELAEKLLADFILFQLPAACGSQKENFKNFFNEASKFFACPQGIEIRWEDLDLLDELNVSLGVIPVFDPFLWPNLREYFFPRLDFLYLRLHGQKDERGKLIYSYRYRDEELNQLKNWLLKTKASQIVVLFNNTYMKEDALRFVEKLSG; encoded by the coding sequence ATGAAAAAATTTTACGTGGGAACTTGTGGCCAGGTGGTTTCCTGGAAAAAGTTTTTTGATACTTATTCTGCCTTGGAAATAAACGCCACCTTTTATAAATTTCCAGGAGAAAGACAGGTTTCAAACTGGCATAAATATATCGCTATCGGGAAAGAAAAAGGGGCGTTTGTTAGTTTCAAAGTCCATCAGCTTTTTACTCATCCCGTTAATTCTCCCACCTGGAAACGCTCGGAATTCGGACCAGAGGAAAGAAAAAAGATAAAAGACTTGGTGGGTTGTTTAAAATTTAATGACTTTACCAGGAATTACCTTAAAAAAACAAAAGAACTCGCTGAAAAACTCCTAGCGGATTTTATTTTGTTTCAGCTGCCAGCCGCATGTGGCTCTCAAAAAGAAAACTTCAAAAATTTTTTCAATGAGGCTTCTAAATTTTTTGCCTGTCCCCAAGGAATTGAAATCCGCTGGGAGGATTTAGATTTACTTGACGAACTCAACGTTTCCCTGGGAGTTATTCCGGTTTTTGATCCGTTTCTATGGCCAAATTTGCGAGAGTATTTCTTTCCACGGCTTGATTTTCTTTATCTAAGATTGCATGGTCAAAAAGACGAACGTGGCAAGTTAATTTATAGCTACCGTTACCGAGATGAAGAACTAAATCAGTTAAAAAACTGGCTCCTTAAAACTAAGGCCTCCCAGATAGTGGTGCTTTTTAATAACACTTACATGAAAGAAGATGCCTTGAGGTTTGTAGAAAAGTTGAGTGGTTGA
- the dtd gene encoding D-aminoacyl-tRNA deacylase gives MRAVIQRVKQASVTVEGQEVAAIGQGFLVLVGVSKEDTIKDIDYLARKIVNLRVFEDEKGKLNLSLKDISGEVLLVSNFTLYGDCRKGNRPSFAKAAPPELAEKLYLSLAEAIKAEGVPVKTGKFRAYMEISLINDGPVTLLLDSQKSF, from the coding sequence ATGAGAGCGGTTATTCAGCGGGTAAAGCAAGCTTCTGTCACCGTAGAAGGCCAGGAGGTGGCGGCTATTGGTCAGGGATTCCTGGTATTGGTAGGTGTTTCTAAAGAAGATACAATAAAAGATATTGATTATTTGGCGCGAAAAATCGTAAATTTACGCGTTTTTGAAGACGAAAAGGGCAAATTGAATCTCTCTTTAAAAGATATTTCAGGTGAAGTGCTTTTGGTTTCTAACTTTACTCTCTATGGGGATTGCCGTAAAGGAAATCGTCCATCTTTTGCTAAGGCTGCTCCGCCAGAGCTTGCCGAAAAACTTTATCTTTCACTAGCTGAGGCCATAAAAGCCGAAGGGGTTCCTGTAAAGACAGGAAAGTTCCGAGCCTACATGGAAATATCACTTATAAACGACGGCCCTGTCACTTTACTACTTGATAGTCAGAAGAGTTTCTAA
- a CDS encoding 50S ribosomal protein L11 methyltransferase produces the protein MEYRKGQNLFLHVKLARDSFLSREKLQALNPLFLFEDHEKFILVFPANDIDDVLKRLSFAFPQADILETGLFPTEKPVSGYRLAYTDELSIVSPGEGVEPKPGELVIKSDLSFGSGFHPTTSLCVELLASTLREKQAMKIFDLGTGSGILALCAAKLGARAVLAADIDYRATVEARQNVLANGYEAQILVVHGSYDCARPGFFDLVLANLTISTILTIGKALPPLLKPGGSLILSGFTAGQIEEVMNLFPEGRLAAQKVKEGWAALKVNFL, from the coding sequence ATGGAGTACCGAAAAGGCCAGAACTTATTTTTACACGTAAAGCTTGCCAGAGATAGCTTTTTATCACGGGAAAAATTGCAGGCCCTTAATCCTCTCTTTCTTTTTGAAGATCACGAAAAATTTATTTTGGTTTTTCCGGCAAATGACATAGATGATGTTTTAAAACGTCTCTCTTTTGCTTTCCCTCAAGCTGATATCCTTGAAACCGGTCTTTTCCCTACTGAAAAACCGGTAAGTGGCTATCGTCTTGCTTATACTGACGAACTTTCTATTGTTTCTCCTGGTGAAGGCGTTGAGCCCAAACCAGGAGAGCTTGTTATAAAGAGTGATCTTTCCTTTGGCAGCGGTTTTCACCCTACTACTTCATTATGCGTAGAGCTTTTAGCTTCAACTTTGAGAGAAAAACAGGCGATGAAAATTTTTGACCTGGGCACAGGAAGCGGCATCCTGGCTCTCTGTGCCGCTAAACTTGGAGCAAGAGCTGTTCTTGCTGCTGATATTGACTACCGCGCCACAGTCGAGGCCCGCCAAAATGTCCTGGCCAATGGCTATGAAGCACAAATTTTGGTGGTTCATGGTTCTTACGATTGCGCTCGCCCGGGTTTTTTTGACCTGGTTCTCGCTAACCTGACTATCAGTACTATTTTGACTATTGGTAAAGCCTTGCCGCCGCTTTTAAAACCAGGCGGCTCTCTTATCCTTTCGGGGTTTACTGCTGGCCAGATTGAAGAAGTAATGAACCTTTTTCCTGAGGGCCGTTTAGCAGCTCAAAAAGTCAAGGAAGGTTGGGCTGCCCTTAAAGTAAATTTTTTATAG
- the rpsO gene encoding 30S ribosomal protein S15, producing the protein MAFDAEVKKEIIEKFARHPNDTGSPEVQIALLTARIKHLENHFKIHKKDHHSRRGLLKLVGQRRRLLNYLKKTDFERYRNIVKALGLRA; encoded by the coding sequence ATGGCTTTTGACGCAGAGGTAAAAAAAGAAATTATTGAAAAGTTTGCCAGACACCCCAATGACACTGGCAGCCCTGAGGTGCAGATTGCTTTGCTTACTGCCCGCATCAAGCACCTGGAAAACCATTTTAAGATTCACAAAAAGGACCATCATTCTCGTCGTGGGCTTTTAAAGCTGGTTGGTCAGCGCAGGCGGCTGCTTAATTATCTCAAAAAGACTGACTTTGAACGTTACCGTAATATCGTTAAAGCACTAGGTCTTAGAGCTTAG
- the pnp gene encoding polyribonucleotide nucleotidyltransferase — protein MHKVEKEFAGRKFSLETGKVAKQAHGAIWATYGDTVVLVTVVASEEAKDVDFLPLSVEYQEMYYAAGRIPGSYFRREVGKGSEKEIITARLIDRPIRPLFPKGWCYETQIIATVLSLDPEVDPDVVAITAASAALEVSHIPFEGPIAAVRVGRINGEFVVNPPASFLKQSDMNLVVVGSEEAIVMVEGMANEVPEEIVQEAIFFAHEQIKPLLALQKELKEKAGKPKIAFEEPAVDEELKKKVRELAEEGLKEVITTAQKVARNKRRKEVFKKVLEALGEEAVGREAEVREYFEEFEKELLRAMLIKENRRIDGRGPEDIRPIWAEVSVLPRTHGSVIFTRGETQVLTVATLGSPEEEQRIDMPGEEVFKHFILHYNFPPFCVGEVKPLRGPSRREIGHGMLAERALTPVVPSEDEFPYTIRVVSDVLESNGSSSMATVCGATLSLMDAGVPIKAMVAGIAMGLIKEDDQVVILTDILGDEDRMGDMDFKVAGTEKGVTALQMDIKITGITQDIMSRALAQAKKARFFILEKMREVLPEPREKLSAYAPKVLTVTINPEKVRDLIGPGGKTIKGIISACGDVKIDVDDKTGVVRIYSSSSEAAEKAAKMVKEVTQEAEVGKLYLGKVTRVADFGAFVEIFPGTEGLVHISQLDNRRVKNVTDILKEGDEVLVKVIDIDKMGRIKLSRKAALSESIKEVEATEENKEQE, from the coding sequence ATGCACAAAGTAGAAAAAGAATTTGCCGGTCGTAAGTTTTCTCTTGAGACCGGAAAGGTAGCCAAACAGGCCCACGGGGCCATCTGGGCTACCTATGGCGACACCGTGGTTTTAGTTACGGTAGTGGCCTCAGAAGAAGCCAAAGATGTTGATTTTTTGCCTTTAAGCGTGGAATATCAGGAAATGTATTACGCCGCTGGGCGTATCCCGGGAAGTTATTTCCGCCGCGAAGTGGGAAAGGGTAGTGAAAAAGAAATTATCACCGCTCGGCTTATTGACCGTCCCATAAGGCCACTTTTCCCCAAGGGCTGGTGTTATGAAACCCAGATAATAGCCACGGTTCTTTCCCTTGATCCTGAAGTCGACCCTGATGTAGTGGCCATTACTGCGGCCTCAGCGGCGCTTGAAGTTTCGCACATTCCCTTTGAGGGCCCTATTGCGGCGGTAAGGGTAGGGCGCATAAACGGTGAGTTTGTCGTAAATCCGCCAGCTTCTTTCCTTAAACAGAGTGATATGAACTTGGTGGTGGTGGGTAGCGAAGAGGCTATTGTCATGGTGGAAGGTATGGCCAATGAAGTTCCTGAAGAGATTGTTCAAGAGGCCATCTTTTTTGCCCATGAACAAATTAAGCCCCTGTTAGCTTTACAGAAAGAACTAAAAGAAAAAGCTGGCAAACCCAAGATAGCTTTTGAAGAGCCAGCCGTTGATGAAGAGCTTAAGAAAAAGGTACGCGAGCTGGCCGAAGAAGGCTTAAAAGAGGTAATCACTACCGCCCAAAAAGTAGCTCGCAATAAGAGACGCAAAGAGGTCTTTAAGAAGGTTCTGGAGGCCCTTGGCGAAGAGGCTGTTGGTAGAGAAGCTGAAGTGAGAGAATATTTTGAAGAGTTTGAAAAGGAACTCCTTCGTGCCATGCTAATAAAAGAAAACCGTCGCATAGATGGCCGCGGCCCGGAAGATATTCGTCCCATTTGGGCTGAAGTATCAGTTTTGCCACGTACCCACGGCTCGGTAATTTTTACCCGTGGCGAGACCCAGGTGCTTACCGTAGCCACCCTGGGTAGCCCTGAGGAAGAGCAGCGCATTGACATGCCGGGTGAAGAAGTCTTTAAGCATTTCATCCTTCACTATAATTTTCCACCCTTTTGCGTAGGCGAGGTCAAGCCATTGAGAGGGCCATCGCGGCGGGAAATCGGCCACGGTATGCTGGCTGAGCGGGCCCTAACCCCTGTGGTGCCCAGCGAAGATGAATTCCCCTACACCATCAGAGTGGTCTCTGATGTACTTGAGTCTAATGGTTCTTCTTCAATGGCCACGGTTTGCGGGGCTACCCTTTCCCTTATGGACGCCGGAGTTCCCATTAAGGCCATGGTGGCTGGCATTGCCATGGGGCTTATCAAAGAAGATGACCAGGTGGTTATTTTAACTGATATTCTTGGCGACGAAGACCGCATGGGAGACATGGACTTTAAAGTGGCGGGTACGGAAAAAGGCGTCACCGCCCTCCAAATGGATATTAAAATTACCGGTATTACCCAGGACATAATGAGTCGGGCTTTGGCCCAGGCTAAAAAAGCCAGGTTTTTTATCCTAGAAAAAATGCGCGAAGTCCTTCCTGAGCCCAGGGAGAAGCTCTCTGCTTACGCGCCTAAAGTTCTCACGGTGACCATAAATCCAGAAAAGGTGCGTGACCTGATCGGCCCGGGAGGCAAGACTATAAAAGGCATAATTTCCGCTTGTGGTGACGTAAAAATAGACGTGGATGACAAGACCGGCGTAGTGAGGATTTATTCATCTTCGTCTGAGGCTGCGGAAAAGGCAGCCAAAATGGTAAAAGAAGTTACCCAAGAGGCCGAAGTAGGAAAGCTTTACCTAGGCAAGGTCACCAGAGTGGCTGACTTTGGCGCCTTTGTAGAGATTTTCCCTGGTACAGAAGGCCTGGTGCATATATCTCAACTTGATAATCGTAGGGTTAAAAACGTGACGGATATATTGAAAGAGGGCGATGAAGTCCTGGTTAAAGTTATTGATATTGATAAAATGGGTCGTATTAAACTATCCCGCAAGGCGGCCCTTTCTGAGTCTATTAAAGAAGTAGAAGCTACCGAAGAAAATAAAGAACAAGAATAA
- a CDS encoding chemotaxis protein CheX: MATVLEALVSSVSEVIKTYTGLEPKPGKAFVRTEPTALGEVSAVNGLAGSGFTGMLTVTFSQECLFKILSALFGSEPESLNDEVCDAAGELANQICGAFRRRFEEQGISLQAAVPVIVTGKGHSITPLCASQRMAIPFEVDGTKMVVELCLDKKSKT; the protein is encoded by the coding sequence ATGGCCACGGTGCTTGAAGCGCTGGTTTCTTCGGTAAGCGAAGTTATAAAGACTTATACCGGGCTTGAGCCTAAACCAGGAAAGGCCTTTGTGCGTACGGAGCCTACGGCCCTTGGAGAGGTCTCAGCGGTAAACGGGCTGGCTGGTTCGGGGTTTACGGGAATGCTTACCGTTACCTTTTCTCAGGAGTGTTTGTTCAAAATTCTTTCGGCCCTTTTTGGAAGTGAACCTGAAAGCTTAAATGACGAGGTTTGTGACGCGGCTGGTGAGCTTGCCAACCAGATCTGCGGAGCCTTCAGGCGGCGTTTTGAAGAGCAGGGTATTTCTCTTCAAGCGGCGGTGCCGGTAATTGTTACGGGTAAGGGGCATTCTATAACGCCTCTTTGTGCCAGCCAGCGCATGGCCATACCTTTTGAAGTTGACGGTACCAAGATGGTCGTAGAGCTTTGCCTTGATAAAAAGTCCAAAACTTAA